One Staphylococcus ratti DNA segment encodes these proteins:
- a CDS encoding YfhO family protein, which translates to MNRFFKIGVICFIFTLVLFIPFFYNTFVNGIAFAGKGDGFSQLIPFQKYLYERYTDFKGFYDVGFGLGGDYTKGLSYYYASSPLMITYFFVLRVLDIVFKLPTHDIQFWAMNQVIISYIRVLLTIIVSYYFLRYLQPQHRLFAILGTLMYAVSVVTIYFNFTWSFYGEVLILLPLSIYAMERFFRERKIGLFIIAIAVTLFANFYFAYYEMIILGFYFVYRVIVPFHRDVVTRVQKLWMLMVATLISLLIGSIGFYTGVSAVMENDRQINPHLELTFLIDFAEKYHIFSNGFYITISTITFIALFAFNLYKYYYYRLFAILTWILLIGSLTPYFDSFFNGFSLPARRWIYILCLSSSILIALFIQHFSEVKIKQFMLTAIPTVIVMALMYTLYEPFMNWMWVTLLIIIWMGVLLWRHNAFSRPTIQYVWIGLILCQQAMMIIDYHQSHMRIYERPIASMSKDSYHNDKLQKAFDRIHKEGDPFSRIDYLSFSAQNSPFIYGYNGLSIYSSLFNGDVLHYYDKTMQIAQPIDKNSTHRLLGNRANLMALWNAKDRFKNPEDENIPYGFKTEKIIKGKANQYQYSKDQIHYPSTHITDKVYDAKDLKTPIDREHAMLKGVVLEDGTKANSQVQKSTNYAGLVNTTTKDAHFIDGHEKLKVTENKGGLEFKLPKDIAKANKDFYVEMDLEMVKPKDKAHQVQLNEYKQSRSSLSYTYRRVVTPITFRVKADETLRLKLSKGTYRYHLNGIYGEDYKTLHAATNEVKRVDVKSSQHGYLFTKNKEDSGYLVVPTPYMKGFNATVDAKAVEVKKGNGMQTIIPVRKGDEQVELSYTPPHRNLLIVMTILGIIAGVMYTLFIAQRLKFKRKSH; encoded by the coding sequence TTGAACCGTTTTTTTAAGATAGGAGTAATCTGTTTCATATTCACACTAGTATTATTTATTCCTTTTTTCTACAATACTTTTGTAAATGGCATCGCTTTTGCGGGTAAGGGGGATGGTTTCAGTCAATTGATTCCATTTCAAAAATATCTCTATGAACGTTATACCGACTTTAAAGGTTTTTATGATGTCGGGTTTGGTTTAGGAGGGGATTATACGAAAGGATTATCGTATTATTACGCTTCAAGCCCGCTAATGATTACATATTTCTTTGTATTACGTGTGCTAGATATTGTCTTTAAGTTACCGACGCACGATATACAATTTTGGGCAATGAACCAAGTTATTATTTCATATATTAGAGTGCTTTTGACTATCATCGTAAGCTATTATTTTTTGCGTTATTTACAACCACAACACCGTTTATTTGCCATACTAGGTACGTTGATGTATGCGGTATCCGTTGTTACGATTTATTTTAACTTTACGTGGTCATTTTACGGCGAAGTTTTGATTTTGTTACCTTTGTCTATTTATGCGATGGAACGCTTTTTTAGAGAGCGAAAAATCGGGTTATTCATTATTGCAATTGCAGTGACATTGTTTGCCAACTTCTATTTTGCATATTATGAAATGATTATTTTAGGGTTTTATTTTGTCTATCGCGTCATTGTGCCATTTCATCGAGACGTTGTCACACGCGTTCAAAAACTATGGATGCTTATGGTAGCAACGCTCATTAGTTTGTTAATAGGGAGTATTGGTTTTTATACGGGTGTTTCTGCCGTGATGGAAAACGATCGACAAATTAATCCGCACTTAGAATTAACATTTTTAATCGATTTTGCAGAAAAATATCATATTTTCTCTAATGGTTTCTATATTACGATTTCAACAATTACGTTTATCGCATTATTTGCGTTTAACTTGTATAAATATTATTACTATCGTTTATTTGCGATTTTGACGTGGATACTGTTAATTGGTTCATTAACGCCATATTTTGATAGCTTTTTTAACGGTTTTTCATTACCAGCACGACGTTGGATTTATATTTTATGTTTGTCTTCAAGTATACTTATCGCTTTATTCATCCAACATTTTTCAGAAGTTAAAATCAAACAATTTATGTTAACGGCTATACCTACAGTAATTGTCATGGCATTGATGTACACACTGTACGAACCATTCATGAATTGGATGTGGGTAACGCTACTCATCATCATTTGGATGGGGGTACTTTTATGGCGTCACAATGCATTTAGTCGTCCTACTATTCAATACGTTTGGATAGGGTTGATTTTATGCCAGCAAGCGATGATGATTATTGATTACCATCAATCGCATATGCGCATCTATGAACGTCCTATTGCTTCAATGTCAAAAGACAGTTACCATAACGACAAGCTTCAAAAAGCATTTGATCGGATTCATAAAGAAGGGGACCCATTTAGCCGTATAGATTATTTATCATTTTCAGCACAGAATTCACCTTTTATTTATGGTTATAATGGATTGTCGATTTACTCTAGCTTGTTCAATGGTGACGTGCTTCATTATTACGATAAAACGATGCAGATTGCACAGCCTATTGATAAAAACAGTACACACCGTTTACTTGGTAATCGTGCGAATTTAATGGCACTATGGAATGCTAAAGATCGATTTAAAAATCCCGAAGATGAGAATATACCGTATGGTTTTAAAACAGAAAAAATTATTAAAGGTAAAGCCAATCAATATCAATATTCAAAAGATCAGATTCATTATCCAAGTACACACATTACAGATAAAGTGTATGATGCCAAAGATTTAAAAACGCCGATTGATCGTGAGCATGCGATGTTAAAAGGTGTCGTTTTAGAGGATGGAACAAAAGCGAATAGCCAAGTTCAGAAAAGTACCAATTACGCTGGTCTTGTTAATACGACGACGAAGGATGCACATTTTATAGATGGGCATGAGAAGCTTAAAGTTACGGAAAATAAAGGTGGATTAGAGTTCAAACTGCCTAAAGATATCGCTAAAGCTAATAAAGACTTCTACGTAGAAATGGATTTGGAAATGGTTAAACCTAAAGATAAGGCGCATCAAGTTCAGCTTAATGAATATAAACAAAGTCGAAGCTCGTTAAGCTATACTTACCGTCGTGTGGTGACGCCAATCACATTTCGAGTGAAAGCAGATGAAACGTTACGCTTAAAGTTGTCAAAAGGCACATATCGCTATCATTTGAACGGTATATATGGTGAAGATTACAAAACATTACACGCAGCGACAAATGAGGTGAAACGTGTAGATGTTAAATCGAGTCAACATGGCTATCTCTTCACAAAAAATAAAGAGGATTCAGGTTACTTAGTCGTTCCGACACCGTATATGAAGGGATTTAATGCAACGGTAGATGCAAAGGCAGTGGAAGTGAAAAAAGGGAATGGCATGCAAACTATCATTCCAGTGCGAAAAGGGGATGAACAAGTTGAATTATCGTATACACCGCCGCATAGAAATTTACTTATTGTCATGACTATTTTAGGTATTATCGCAGGTGTAATGTATACACTATTTATTGCTCAACGTCTGAAATTCAAACGCAAGTCTCATTGA
- a CDS encoding gamma-glutamyltransferase: MSIYNKKLLGVILIVMIFASIGFYYLNLEEKVDKDQLYENKLASQTKNDNATKAYGISTNNEIARQVGNKILNDGGNSADAAYGVAYTLAVTEPFAAGLGGEGTTLSYSGKKGEQPKVYDYNAISSHNYKKGDTIGVPGFVSGMSHMHDKEGKMSEKDILNYVIPLAEDGFQVNSDLEKMLLKYSAIIDKSSPFVKNGKVLKSGDVVKQPNLANTLKYIRDNGSKSFYTDLGSKIAEQTKGTLDAQDFKAYKTKEKKALSTDYLGNKVYTSPNPTGGILTLQALKLDQMINGELGEDAPKSFAESVVKARNVNYKNRYIVNDVKPIDKTKLNDAYLSQRAEEYKKLKNKFNLQGDTSTAGSHFVVVDKDGKMISSTNTLNNFFGNGKYTEQGFFLNNALDRFSKSPSSDNKGAPNKAPRSYISPMIVVGENYHFGIGTPGGNKIPTLLQQTMSNYLRNKGSLTEIIDKPRFYNDGDKIYYEKGMKEADIKRFKKLGYKVESSSDNPNFGSIQGATYFDKDKKVEIGDDVEVR; this comes from the coding sequence ATGAGTATTTACAATAAAAAATTACTCGGCGTGATTTTAATCGTCATGATTTTTGCTTCGATTGGTTTCTATTATTTGAACCTCGAAGAAAAAGTAGATAAAGATCAATTATATGAAAATAAACTTGCTTCTCAAACGAAAAATGATAATGCGACTAAAGCATATGGTATTTCAACCAATAACGAAATTGCACGTCAAGTCGGTAATAAGATTCTAAACGATGGTGGTAATTCTGCCGATGCTGCCTATGGCGTCGCATATACGTTAGCAGTTACTGAACCTTTTGCGGCCGGCCTTGGTGGTGAAGGGACTACCCTCTCCTATTCTGGTAAAAAAGGTGAACAACCGAAAGTCTATGATTACAATGCGATCTCATCTCACAATTACAAAAAAGGTGACACAATCGGTGTTCCTGGCTTTGTAAGCGGAATGTCACATATGCACGATAAAGAAGGTAAAATGAGTGAAAAAGACATTTTAAACTACGTCATCCCACTTGCCGAAGACGGCTTCCAAGTGAACTCTGACTTAGAAAAAATGTTGCTCAAATACAGTGCAATCATTGATAAAAGTTCTCCTTTTGTTAAAAACGGCAAAGTTTTAAAATCAGGAGATGTTGTAAAACAACCTAACTTAGCAAATACTTTAAAATACATTCGTGACAATGGTTCAAAAAGTTTCTACACTGACCTAGGATCTAAAATTGCTGAACAAACAAAAGGCACTTTAGATGCACAAGATTTTAAAGCATATAAAACTAAGGAGAAAAAGGCTCTTTCTACAGATTATTTGGGTAACAAAGTATACACTTCTCCTAACCCTACTGGCGGTATCCTGACACTTCAAGCTTTAAAACTCGACCAAATGATTAATGGTGAATTAGGTGAAGACGCACCGAAATCATTTGCTGAAAGTGTCGTTAAAGCGCGTAATGTAAACTATAAAAATCGTTACATTGTTAACGATGTAAAACCGATTGACAAAACGAAACTTAACGATGCTTATTTATCACAGCGCGCAGAAGAGTATAAAAAATTGAAAAACAAATTCAACTTACAAGGTGACACAAGCACAGCAGGTTCTCACTTTGTCGTTGTAGATAAAGACGGTAAAATGATCAGTTCAACGAATACCTTAAACAACTTCTTCGGTAATGGAAAGTATACAGAACAAGGTTTCTTTTTAAACAACGCATTAGACCGCTTCTCTAAATCACCATCAAGTGATAATAAAGGTGCTCCAAATAAAGCGCCACGTTCTTACATTTCACCTATGATTGTAGTGGGAGAAAACTACCACTTCGGTATAGGCACACCTGGTGGCAACAAAATACCAACACTCTTACAACAAACGATGTCAAACTATTTAAGAAATAAAGGGTCACTAACTGAGATTATTGACAAACCACGTTTCTATAATGATGGTGACAAGATTTACTATGAAAAAGGAATGAAAGAAGCAGATATCAAACGCTTCAAAAAGTTAGGTTATAAAGTTGAAAGTAGTTCAGATAACCCTAACTTCGGAAGTATTCAAGGCGCTACTTATTTCGACAAAGATAAAAAAGTAGAAATAGGTGATGACGTAGAAGTACGATAA
- a CDS encoding CapA family protein — MSKKNKLNLEERILRNSKNQKKHNSFLMIFVTVIAIALLVFFMLTTKTEDVNVFGKEDKGLHMTYLGNITLNDNIRQNDLKNIFSAVSNIIKESDYSTASLNVNNFAKDPQRNITKNIRNIAFLDQLGFSNINLTNNSVDLEQIKQITKQADEKHGYNFTTGNGSNSLNSKVSQKTVNGKTIATVSFTDVSSKYMDPRKATTSIALEPKIFMPLIQKLKKDNDIVVVNVDWGIPDEPNVTNRQKQYGRALVDAGADVVLGHNTVVQKIENYKNASIFYSLGNVSSDKFLSENKKGIAVQHTIEGDKSKFLITPIRMTGDQVTKDNMNIIEKQKFYNRISSPSVNLKESNGGYIYEN, encoded by the coding sequence ATGTCGAAAAAAAATAAATTAAATTTAGAAGAACGGATACTCCGTAACTCGAAAAATCAAAAAAAGCATAATTCCTTTTTAATGATTTTCGTGACAGTGATTGCAATTGCGTTGCTCGTATTCTTTATGCTTACGACTAAAACAGAAGATGTTAATGTCTTTGGCAAAGAAGATAAAGGGCTTCACATGACCTATCTTGGAAACATCACATTAAACGATAATATTCGTCAAAACGACTTAAAAAACATATTTAGTGCGGTCTCTAACATTATTAAAGAGAGTGATTATTCTACCGCAAGTCTTAACGTGAACAATTTCGCCAAAGACCCGCAACGTAACATTACTAAAAACATAAGAAATATTGCTTTCTTAGATCAATTAGGTTTTAGCAACATCAACTTAACAAACAACTCCGTAGACCTTGAACAAATCAAACAAATTACAAAACAAGCAGATGAAAAACACGGTTATAACTTTACAACAGGTAACGGTTCAAATTCATTGAACAGTAAAGTCTCTCAAAAAACCGTGAATGGCAAAACGATTGCTACTGTTTCTTTTACGGACGTAAGTTCAAAATATATGGATCCTAGAAAAGCTACAACATCTATTGCGCTTGAGCCTAAAATCTTTATGCCATTAATCCAAAAACTAAAAAAAGACAATGATATTGTTGTCGTAAATGTTGATTGGGGTATTCCCGATGAACCTAACGTGACAAACCGTCAAAAACAATATGGTCGTGCTTTAGTAGATGCTGGTGCTGACGTTGTATTAGGTCATAATACAGTCGTTCAAAAAATCGAAAATTATAAAAATGCAAGTATTTTTTATAGTTTAGGTAACGTGTCATCAGATAAATTCTTATCAGAGAACAAAAAGGGTATCGCTGTTCAACATACTATCGAAGGCGATAAAAGTAAATTCCTAATTACCCCTATTCGTATGACAGGAGACCAAGTCACTAAAGATAATATGAATATTATTGAAAAACAAAAATTCTATAACCGTATCTCTAGTCCGTCTGTTAATTTAAAAGAATCCAATGGAGGTTACATTTATGAGAACTAA
- the pgsC gene encoding poly-gamma-glutamate biosynthesis protein PgsC, with protein sequence MIGSELYFSLFVGIVLSLIFAEKFGISPAGLVVPGYLALIFDQPVMLLSILVISCLTYFIVVHGVSRIAILYGRRKFAAMILTGMILKFLFDLIYPLTPFEIVQLSGIGIVIPGIIANTIQKQGTITTLASCMLLTGITYIILFAYSFIK encoded by the coding sequence TTGATAGGTTCAGAGTTATATTTCTCACTATTCGTAGGTATTGTATTAAGTTTAATCTTTGCCGAAAAATTTGGTATCAGTCCCGCTGGACTTGTAGTACCGGGTTACTTGGCACTTATCTTTGATCAGCCAGTCATGCTACTTTCAATTTTAGTGATTAGCTGCCTTACATATTTCATCGTAGTTCACGGTGTAAGCCGTATCGCAATTTTATACGGTCGTCGTAAATTCGCCGCAATGATTTTAACGGGAATGATTCTTAAGTTCTTGTTTGACTTAATATACCCGTTAACGCCATTTGAAATCGTACAACTTTCAGGTATCGGTATTGTTATCCCTGGTATTATCGCAAATACAATTCAAAAGCAGGGCACAATTACTACGTTAGCTTCTTGTATGTTGTTAACAGGTATCACATATATCATTCTATTTGCTTATAGCTTTATTAAGTAA
- the pgsB gene encoding poly-gamma-glutamate synthase PgsB, with protein MFLVIFFTALILVLAIREIYVHNKRINSIPVRININGIRGKSTITRLIYGILREDQMKVIGKTTGTDARMLYWYTDEEFPVIRKPQGPNIGEQRDILKIVNKECAEAIVNECMAVNPDYQIIFQKQLLKANIGVIVNVMEDHMETLGPTLDDVAESFTATIPYNGKLVVMKDEYTEFFKKVADQRNTETIVVDKNDVDEALLRRFDYIVFPDNVAIAIGVAKAVGIKEDNMIQGMLNAPPDSGAVRVKYFQKNNTQNVFVNAFAANEPKSTKAILQKVIDYKYPFKKIVIILNCRADRLDRTKLFAENFITNVDYDTLICVGKSTQAVTETMKNECPDKKYLNFEGRPFSEIEQAIFEECHEALIFTVGNIHGSGKHVINLMEGLE; from the coding sequence TTGTTTTTGGTAATTTTCTTTACTGCTTTGATCTTAGTTTTGGCCATCAGAGAAATCTATGTCCACAACAAACGCATCAATAGTATTCCCGTTAGAATTAACATCAATGGGATACGTGGTAAATCAACGATTACTCGCTTGATTTACGGTATATTACGAGAAGACCAAATGAAGGTAATCGGTAAAACAACTGGAACTGACGCACGTATGCTTTATTGGTATACAGATGAAGAGTTTCCTGTTATCCGAAAACCTCAAGGTCCAAACATAGGGGAACAAAGGGATATTTTAAAAATAGTGAACAAGGAATGCGCGGAAGCCATCGTTAATGAGTGTATGGCCGTAAACCCTGACTACCAAATTATTTTCCAGAAGCAACTACTTAAAGCCAATATAGGGGTCATCGTTAACGTAATGGAAGATCACATGGAAACATTAGGTCCAACATTAGACGATGTGGCAGAGTCGTTTACTGCAACAATTCCATACAACGGAAAACTTGTAGTAATGAAAGATGAATACACTGAATTCTTCAAGAAAGTGGCAGACCAACGTAATACTGAAACGATTGTCGTTGATAAAAATGACGTAGACGAAGCTTTATTACGTCGCTTTGATTACATCGTCTTCCCAGACAACGTAGCTATCGCCATAGGGGTTGCCAAAGCAGTAGGTATTAAAGAAGACAATATGATTCAAGGCATGCTTAATGCACCGCCTGATAGTGGTGCTGTACGCGTTAAATATTTCCAAAAAAATAACACGCAAAATGTCTTCGTTAATGCGTTTGCCGCAAATGAACCAAAATCAACAAAAGCAATTTTACAAAAAGTTATAGATTATAAATATCCATTCAAAAAGATTGTTATTATTTTGAACTGTCGTGCAGACAGATTGGATAGAACGAAGTTGTTCGCAGAAAACTTTATTACAAACGTAGACTATGACACATTAATCTGTGTTGGTAAAAGTACACAAGCTGTAACAGAAACAATGAAAAATGAATGTCCAGATAAAAAATATTTAAACTTCGAAGGACGTCCATTTAGCGAAATCGAACAAGCCATTTTCGAAGAATGTCATGAAGCTCTAATTTTCACAGTAGGTAACATTCACGGTAGTGGTAAACATGTCATCAATTTAATGGAAGGGTTGGAGTAA
- the sph gene encoding sphingomyelin phosphodiesterase, protein MNFLKNIIKFLIACTLFLTLPHFSAHAATEDTNLKVTTHNVYFLPQALYPNWGQMQRADLISKAPFIENNDVMIFNELFDAKSTAQLKSNLKSSYPHQTPVLGEEKDKWDATHGRTSGAKFTNGGVSILSRYPIMRQEQHFYTQGRGADGMAKKGFVYVKINKNGHPFHIIGTHLQSEIGKRPEGKDAEIRSTQMAEIRQFIKEKNIPKNEMVVIGGDLNVIKGSSEYHAMLSQLNVNEPSYIGHNQTWDTTTNSIAKYNYPDLKPQYLDYILVDKAHAQPSQWYNNAHRVSSPEWTVSSWGKTYTYQDYSDHYPVSASNAE, encoded by the coding sequence GTGAATTTTTTGAAAAACATAATAAAATTCTTAATTGCTTGTACTTTATTTTTGACCCTTCCTCATTTTTCAGCTCATGCTGCAACAGAGGATACCAATTTGAAAGTCACAACACATAATGTCTATTTTTTGCCTCAAGCGCTCTATCCAAACTGGGGACAAATGCAACGTGCAGATTTAATTTCAAAGGCCCCTTTCATTGAAAATAATGACGTGATGATCTTCAATGAGCTTTTTGACGCGAAATCGACTGCGCAGCTAAAATCGAATTTAAAATCGTCTTATCCTCATCAAACGCCTGTTTTAGGTGAAGAAAAGGATAAATGGGACGCTACTCATGGACGTACTTCCGGCGCAAAATTTACTAACGGAGGCGTGAGCATTCTTAGCCGCTATCCAATTATGCGTCAAGAACAGCATTTTTATACCCAAGGTCGTGGTGCTGATGGCATGGCTAAAAAAGGTTTTGTCTATGTCAAAATCAATAAAAATGGCCATCCTTTTCATATTATCGGTACACATCTTCAATCTGAAATTGGAAAACGTCCCGAAGGAAAAGACGCGGAAATCCGTTCAACTCAAATGGCAGAAATCCGACAATTTATTAAAGAAAAAAACATTCCAAAAAATGAAATGGTTGTTATTGGCGGAGATTTAAATGTCATCAAAGGCTCAAGTGAATACCACGCTATGTTGTCTCAGTTAAATGTAAATGAACCATCGTATATCGGGCATAACCAAACTTGGGATACGACTACAAATAGCATTGCTAAATACAATTATCCCGATTTAAAACCTCAATATTTAGATTATATACTCGTAGATAAAGCGCACGCACAGCCGTCACAATGGTATAATAATGCGCATCGCGTTTCATCTCCTGAATGGACCGTGTCCTCTTGGGGGAAAACATACACGTATCAAGATTATTCCGATCACTATCCTGTTTCTGCTTCTAATGCAGAATAA
- a CDS encoding type II restriction endonuclease produces MNYFDYVNSDSQSRLALFLNTLSETNKTPEYFVNWEKVERETQKYELELTTLNYLIGKDNIAEVAKDLFIQQPQLLKAIPALLAARDRKLSILILDDDDNMEFVDLDFKNINIFKIDEYIEFLDNAGLLSFLKNSVQKNLVDFVYGVETGLDSNAHKNRSGTTMESILARKVEKTCMDLGYEFKEQATASWMKENWDIEVPVDKSQRRFDVAIFDSINNAVFVIETNYYNGGGSKLKSVAGEFKSLKRLIDSSPNKIEFAWVTDGKGWLTAQIPMSEAFQEIPNIFNLEMLRNDFIYHMINAN; encoded by the coding sequence ATGAATTATTTTGATTACGTGAATTCTGATTCTCAAAGTAGATTAGCGTTGTTTTTAAACACACTTAGTGAAACTAATAAAACACCGGAATATTTTGTTAATTGGGAAAAAGTGGAAAGAGAAACACAGAAATATGAACTGGAGTTAACAACTTTAAATTATTTAATAGGGAAAGATAATATTGCAGAAGTGGCTAAAGACTTATTCATTCAGCAGCCACAATTATTGAAAGCAATCCCTGCACTTTTAGCTGCTAGAGATAGAAAATTATCAATATTAATTTTAGATGATGATGATAATATGGAGTTTGTTGACTTAGATTTTAAAAATATTAATATTTTTAAAATAGATGAGTATATAGAGTTTCTTGATAATGCAGGACTATTATCTTTTCTTAAAAATTCCGTACAAAAAAATTTAGTTGATTTTGTTTATGGTGTGGAGACAGGTTTAGATTCAAACGCACATAAAAATCGTTCAGGAACTACTATGGAAAGTATACTGGCTAGAAAAGTTGAAAAAACATGTATGGATTTAGGATATGAATTCAAGGAGCAAGCTACTGCGAGTTGGATGAAAGAAAATTGGGACATAGAGGTCCCTGTTGACAAATCGCAAAGAAGATTTGATGTTGCTATTTTTGATTCTATAAACAATGCAGTATTTGTTATTGAAACAAACTACTATAATGGTGGTGGCTCGAAGCTAAAGTCAGTAGCAGGAGAATTTAAGTCATTAAAGAGATTGATAGATAGTAGTCCGAATAAAATAGAATTTGCATGGGTAACTGATGGTAAAGGTTGGTTAACTGCTCAAATTCCGATGTCTGAAGCTTTTCAGGAAATTCCGAACATTTTTAATTTAGAGATGTTAAGAAATGATTTCATCTATCATATGATCAATGCAAATTAA
- a CDS encoding DNA-methyltransferase, whose amino-acid sequence MKEYLYFNDEVTSIYLGDSLKLLKLFEKNTIDMIFADPPYFLSSGGITNSGGKMVCVNKGEWDKSLSLSEKIEFNKSWLQACHDLLTDNGTIWISGTLHNIYSIGVTLEETGYKILNNITWQKTNPPPNLGCRNFTHSTETILWARKNSKKSKHFFNYDLMKSYNNNKQMKDVWTGSLTSKNEKKFGKHPTQKPLYLLERIIEASTKPGDIILDPFLGSGTTGVASKKLDRNFIGIDIDKAYTELSKRRIENTIIESKLF is encoded by the coding sequence TTGAAAGAATATTTATATTTTAACGATGAAGTAACTTCCATTTATTTAGGAGACAGTTTAAAATTACTCAAACTGTTTGAAAAGAATACAATAGATATGATTTTTGCTGATCCCCCTTACTTCTTATCTTCAGGAGGTATAACGAACTCAGGGGGAAAGATGGTGTGTGTTAATAAAGGGGAATGGGATAAATCACTCTCCCTAAGCGAGAAAATAGAATTCAACAAGTCTTGGTTACAAGCTTGTCATGATTTACTAACTGACAATGGTACCATTTGGATTTCTGGTACATTACACAATATCTATAGCATCGGTGTGACATTAGAAGAAACAGGATACAAAATACTAAACAACATCACATGGCAAAAAACCAATCCGCCTCCAAATTTAGGCTGCAGAAATTTTACTCATTCAACTGAAACAATTTTATGGGCTAGAAAAAATTCCAAAAAAAGCAAGCACTTTTTCAATTATGATTTAATGAAAAGTTACAATAATAATAAACAAATGAAAGATGTATGGACAGGTTCTCTGACCTCTAAAAACGAGAAAAAATTTGGCAAGCACCCGACACAAAAACCACTCTATTTATTAGAAAGAATCATTGAAGCTTCGACTAAGCCAGGAGACATAATATTAGATCCGTTTTTAGGTAGTGGAACAACTGGAGTGGCATCTAAAAAATTAGATCGCAATTTCATTGGTATTGATATAGATAAGGCATATACCGAACTTTCCAAGCGCCGCATTGAAAACACAATAATTGAAAGTAAACTATTTTAA
- a CDS encoding DNA adenine methylase — MQPFVKWAGGKRQFLQKIIENTPDKFESYYEPFVGGGAVLFGLQHTPSIINDINTHLIHAYNIIKNSPYELMHLLDEFDKIPLNDEKYKEFRSLYNEHIINKTYNHETAALFIYLNKHSFNGLFRVNSKGLYNVPWNKKELALSYNETNILEISSFLKNVKILNGDFENAVEDANEKDFVFFDSPYAPIKASSFASYDKSGFKIEEHVRLAELFKRLTDKGVYCMATNHNTALIQELYSDFNLEEINVRRSINSDASKRTGKELIIKNY, encoded by the coding sequence ATGCAACCGTTCGTTAAATGGGCAGGGGGAAAAAGACAATTCCTTCAAAAAATAATTGAAAATACCCCTGATAAATTTGAAAGTTATTACGAACCTTTCGTAGGAGGAGGAGCAGTGCTATTTGGCTTACAGCATACCCCTTCTATAATCAATGATATAAATACACACTTAATCCATGCATATAACATTATTAAAAATTCACCGTATGAACTTATGCATTTACTTGATGAGTTTGATAAAATCCCTTTAAATGATGAAAAGTATAAGGAGTTTCGTTCACTTTATAATGAACATATCATTAATAAAACTTACAACCATGAAACTGCCGCATTATTTATATATTTAAATAAGCATTCCTTCAATGGTTTATTCAGAGTGAATTCTAAAGGTTTATATAACGTTCCTTGGAATAAGAAAGAATTAGCACTATCTTATAATGAAACCAATATACTTGAAATATCTTCTTTCTTAAAAAATGTAAAAATACTGAATGGAGATTTTGAGAATGCAGTTGAAGATGCAAATGAAAAAGATTTTGTTTTTTTTGACAGTCCCTATGCACCTATAAAGGCGTCTAGTTTTGCTTCTTATGACAAATCAGGCTTCAAAATAGAAGAACATGTCCGCCTAGCTGAACTATTCAAACGTCTTACAGATAAGGGCGTATATTGTATGGCTACCAATCATAATACAGCTCTAATTCAAGAATTGTATTCTGATTTCAACCTAGAAGAAATTAACGTACGAAGAAGCATTAACTCAGATGCTTCGAAAAGAACTGGAAAAGAACTAATAATTAAAAATTATTAA